The following nucleotide sequence is from Salvia miltiorrhiza cultivar Shanhuang (shh) chromosome 7, IMPLAD_Smil_shh, whole genome shotgun sequence.
CCCCCACATGAAGATGTTTGATGGCGCGTCTGACCCAGACGACCATATCGCCCAATATCGACAGAGGATGTTCACCGTGGCCATCCCTCGTGACATGAGGGAGGCgtgcatgtgtaaggggttcggttctagtctaataggaccggccctccagtggtaTACGAATCTCCCGAATAACTCTATTAGCTCTTTTGCCCAACTAACTGATGTTTTTGTCCAACAGTATGCAAGTAGcagaaaattggagaagatcTCGGAAGACTTGTACGTCATTGTCCAAAGACATGGAGAACCCCTTCGAGACTACATTGGACGTTTCAACAAGGAGAAGGTGTCAATCACCAACTGTAGCGAGCAAACCGCTGTCACCGCTTTTCGCAAGGGTCTATTGCCCGGCTCGGATCTTTATAAAACTCTCACCAAGTACCCGTGCAAGACCATGGAGGACGTGTTGATTCAAGCTTGGGCACAGATTAAGTGGGAGGAAgaccaatacaacatgcagagGGTCTTCCCACCCAGTAGACCCGAAAGAGACCACCGGGTGGACAGGAGGTCAGGTCGTGACAGACGTGCTGAACCATATCCACCTTATCGACAAAGCAGAGGAAGGGATGAGTACGATAGGGCACCCGACACACGCCCCCGCGAGAAAGCAAAGATTCCAGAGTATGCCCTATCCATCTCCCCCGCCGAAGCAGTTGAGGCACTAAGGAACCTGGGCAACAAGGTCAAATGGCCAGAGAGGATGAGGGCCCCAGCCGACCAAAGGGACAGGTCCAAGTGGTGTGAGTTCCATGCAGACCATGGGCATCGGACAGAGGATTGCATCGCCCTCAGATTGGAAGTGGCCCACCTACTAAAACAAGGCCACCTCACCGATTACCTAACCGAGAAGGGCAAGCAGACCCTACAACAAGAAAAGGATAGACATGATGACCATAGAGAAGCTACACCGCCAAACCCACCATCTCATGAAAGAACCGTGAATGTGATATCTGGTGGCTCCGAAGTAAGCGGGGTCACCCACTCCGCAGCAAAGAAGCATACTCGACAGGCTAAGTCTAACAAGGCGGAAACCAACATGCCCTGCCAGACCGCTCCAACCCTTCCGACCCAAACAATCAGTTTTCATACAACTGAATCAGACAAGCTTCTTCACCCTCATCATGATGCTttagttatttcaatttttattgcaAACTGTTTGACCAAGCGTGTTCTAATCGATAATGGTAGTTCTGCCAATATCTTGTTTTTTGATGCTTTCAGGGAGATGGGCTTGAACGAgtccaaaataataaaaaagtctGCGGTCCTTATAGGCTTCAGTGGTGAGACCAAGACCACGATGGGGGAGATTGACCTTCCTGTCTATGCCGAAGGGGTGAATCAATCAACCAAGTTCTTAGTGATCAACGCCCCTTCCGCATTCAACGTCATTTTGGGTCGACCATGGATCCATGATATGGAAGCAGTCCCATCTACCTACCACCAAGTCATCCGGTTCCCAACTAAATGGGGCATCAAGGAGATCAGGGGCGAGCAAAAAGATTCAAGAGCATGTTACCAAACGACCATGAAGGCAAAGCAAGCCACTCAATAGCAATTACAGCAAAATGGTTCGACCCACCCAAAGATGGATCAACCATCTCCATCATGTCAACCCGCACGAACAGATGAGCCCGAAGGCAGGACGCAGCCCAACAGCCCGCACCAAAGTCATCCAAGCAGCAGAGCTGTTATAGAAGATCAATCTGATCGATCCGATCGCCCAAAACGACCACGTAGTTTGATCGAGGAAGAAGCTATAGAGATAGATGAAGTCCAAATCCACATGGACCACCCGGACCACAAAGTTCGGATTGGAGCACAACTTGACACCGACTCCCGAGAGAAGCTTATCAATTTCTTATCTAAACACTACGATTGTTTTGCTTGGTCCCATGCGGACATGACGGGCATTGACCCAAATGTTATTGTTCACAGGCTACAGGTTGATCCGGGCTATCCACCAAGAAAGCAAAGACGAAGAAAATTTGCTCCTGAAAGAAATCAAGTCATCAACGAAGAAGTCCAAAGGCTCTTGACGAATAGATTGATCCGAGAGGTCCATTACCCCGAATGGCTCGCTAATGTGGTAGtagtaaagaaaaagaatgacaAGTGGAGGGTCTGCATCGACTTTACAGACCTCAACAAGGCATGCCCGAAGGACTCATTTCCGTTGCCCCACATCGACATGTTGGTGGACGCAACCGCCGGCCATGAGCTCCTGAGCTTCATGGATGCTTACTCAGGGTATCACCAGATACGAATGCACCCTGATGACGAGGAAAAGACAGCCTTCTTGACCAACATGGGCCTTTATTGCTACATCTTCATGCCATTCGGGTTAAAAAATGCAGGGGCAACATATCAACGCTTGGTCAACAAAATGTTTGCGCACCAGATAGGAAAGACGATGGAGGTCTACATCGACGACATGCTCGTCAAATCAATTCAAGCAAAGGACCACATCGACCATCTCAACCAAACCTTCAAAATTCTCAGGGAGTATAATATGAAACTTAATCCTGCTAAATGTTCTTTTGGTGTCAATGCAGGAAAATTTTTAGGTTATATGGTCACCCAAAGAGGCATAGAGGCCAACCCGGCCCAAATCGACTCCATCATGAAGATTCAATCCCCAACATGCGTCAAGGACGTACAAAAATTAACCGGGAGGATAGCCGCGTTGGGCCGTTTCATCTCAAAATCTTCAGAGCGGTGTCACCCATTCTTCAACACTCTTAGGAAATCAAAAACCTTTGAGTGGACAGAGGAGTGTGAGGAGGCATTACAACAACTCAAGCAATACCTGACCAACCCGCCCCTTCTGGCCAAACCAAAAGACCATGAAGTCCTATTGGTTTATTTGGCCGTGTCCGAGACTGCTGTCAGTGCCGTGTTGGTCAGGGAGGACGAAGGGAGACAAGCACCAATATACTATGTGAGCAAGTCCCTCCTAGATGCGGAGACCCGATACAGCCAACTTGAGAAGCTAGCTCTCGCATTGGTCCACGCAGCAAGAAAACTTCGACCATACTTCCAATGTCACCCGATCTCAGTGGTGACCACATACCCCCTCAAAGCCATACTCCACAAGCCGGAGCTATCGGGTCGATTGACCAAATGGGCAGTAGAACTAAGCGAATACGACATTACCTTCAAGCCCCGAATGGCCCTCAAGTCTCAGGTACTAGCAGATTTCATTGTTGATTTCACTCCTAACCTTACCATGCAGGCCGACAAGGAACTATGTTGCATGACCGAAGAACCCGATCAAACGGGGATTTGGAAACTTTATGTTGACGGGTCCAGCAATATGAGGGGAAGTGGACTTGGCTTGGTCCTTATTTCACCTCAGGGCGACATGGTTGAACAATCAATTCGGTGTCAATTCAAGGCAACCAACAACGAGGCGGAGTATGAGGCAATGCTGGCTGGACTTGAATTGGCCAAGGAGATAGGGGTCAAACGAATCAATGTCTTCAGCGACTCCCAGCTTGTGGTCAATCAAATGCAAGGATCCTACCAAGCCAAGGATGCCAAAATGATAGCCTATCTGGGCAAAACTAAAGAGTTACAATCGAGCTTTGAGGAGTTCACCCTGAGCCAAGTTCCACGAGGGGACAATAGCCATGCCGACGCACTAGCCAACTTGGGGTCATCCATCCAGACCACGCAACCAAAGGTCATTCAGATAACCTGCCTCCAATGGCCATCGACTCAAAAGGATAAGGAGGAACAAGTCCATGAAGTGTCAGCCGAACCAACCTGGATGACCCCCATAACGGATTACTTAGCACAAGACACACTCCCAGATGATAAGAATGAAGCCCGCCGACTCAAAGCCCAAGCAGCCCGATTCTCCATTATTCGAGGTAAATTGTATAAGCGCTCTTACAATGGTCCATACTTGAGATGTATTAACCCTGCAGAGGCAAGATATGTCCTTTCCGAGCTACATGAGGGGGAATGCGGCAACCATTCGGGTGGAAGAAGCCTCGCCCATCGAGCCCTGACAAGTGGGTACTACTGGCCCACCATGAAAGCCGATTCAGCAGACTACGTCAAGAGATGTGATAAGTGCCAACGATTTGCCCAAGTCTCCCACTTACCCCCAGAGCCACTAAAAGTTATCACCTCTCCATGGCCCTTCATGAAATGGGGGATGGACATCGTAGGCAAACTACCTGTTGCCCCTGGGCAAAAAGTCTACATGTTAGCCGTGACGGACTACTTCTCCAAGTGGATCGAGGCAGATTCTTTTCACCAGGTTAGGGATAAAGAGGTAAAAGGTTTTATCTGGAAGAATGTTATATGCAGGTATGGGGTGCCCAAGGAGATCGTCACGGACAACGGGTCCCAATTTATAAGCGCAGactttcaagatttttgcaGGTTTTGGAACATCAAGCTAAGCTTCTCAACGCCAAGATACCCCCAAGCCAACGGGCAAGCCGAATCATCCAACAAGACCATCATGAATACACTCAAGAAACGATTGGAGAAGGCGAAGGGAAAATGGGCAGATGAACTACCCGGCGTCCTATGGTCTTACCGGACAACCACAAGAACCTCGACGGGAGAAACCCCCTTCTCCCTCGCTTATGGAATGGAAGCAGTCATCCCCACAGAGAGCGAAGTGCATACCGCTAGGTATGAGTTTACCACAGACCACGACAACCATGAAGCCATGTGCCACGAGCTCGACCTGCTCGACGAGAAGAGGAATAGGGCAAACATAAGAATAGCCTCATATCAACAAAGTATTGCTCGACACTACAACAAGAACACTCGCACACGAACCTTCAAACCGGGCGATTGGGTACTTCGCAAGGTATTCCAGAATACCAAGGAGGCAGGGGCTGGCAAGTTAGCCCCAAATTGGGAAGGACCCTACTTGGTCACCAAGGTGATCGGACATGGAGCATATAGGCTACAAGCATCAGACGGGCGTGAAATCAACAACAGTTGGAACGCCCTACATCTCAAGCAGTACCACGCTTGACCCTAAACtctacaaattttattttatttcaataaggTCTTCCGAGACCCATATCATCTACTACAATTACTGACCTTTCTATGCAGGTCAGAACTACATTCGGGCTTGATCCCTCTTAAGGGTATGTAGGCAGCTCTAAGGAGCGCAGCCCCCCCACCCCTTCAACCAACCATGTTTTCCTTAGTGGGGAACAAATTTGAGTACACATCACATGGGTCTCAACACTTATGAAAATTCTTAGTATACACTTCAAGTCAACCAAATGCCTAATTATCAAAGGTATGAAATTTGCAATTCATGGAATTGAAACACATATTCGATAGAGTATCAAAGGGTGAACCCCCTGATCGGGCCGGATATACCGGAAAATGACATGTCCTACAAATACCAAGTCCAAGTCCAGCCAAAAGTGACTAGACTCAAACTAGGGGAGAAAAGTAGATAATATCAAGTTCGAAGAGCCTAATTACTATTACATAACCAAATAGAAATTGTTTGAAGAAGTTTCAACTACAAATAAGTCTAGTCTTCGCTCTCGTCGCCCTCGCCGTCAGTAGTGGCATCAACCACTCCCACTCCTTCAGCTCTGTCACGTAGCACATCCTCCATCTCACGTATGCCCTTCTCTACGTTCCAGGAACCCGCTTTCCCTTCCTTGAACTCCTTCATCATCTCACCACGGGTAAGAACGACCGTCTGAAGATGGCTAAACTGAAGCTCCTCCTCTCGGACCTTCAAAGTCGCCTCCAATTGCCCTATCTGAGACTGAAGGGTAGAAATCAGGTGACTCTTCAAGGATAGCTCGTCCCTCAACTCCTTCTCTGCCGTTTCATAACGACCCTTCTCTTCCTCGAGTTCCTTCCGAAGGGCATCTTGCTCTCTCAGAGCCACCTTGAGTTGGTCAGCCGCCTCTACCAGTTGCTCCTTCATGAACAGAGTATACTGATAGCCCTACATCAaacaagcaacaaaagagtTTGATTATACCAAATATGAATCGTGCAAAGATAGTTATAAATATGCATATGAAAGTCAACCCTAACCATACCTGAAACGCAAGACGGGCGGCAGTGCTGGCAGAATCAACCACGCCAACCTTCAACATCCTGGTGCGGTCGTCCTCTAGCAACAGACGCTCAAAATGATCCGCACATGAATCATAGTCGGTCTGGGCTGAAGTCCCACTAGGAAGTGTGAGATGGATAGAGCCATCGGAGTAGTCCGGGACCTCAAAAGGCGCTgctttcttcttcctctttgaCCGCCCCGACGGTTCAACTACTTGGACGTCGGATTCACTAACGGGCTCACTACCCGAACCACCCTTCTTGCCCCTGCCGGACGCTTTCTTCTTCTCCCGCATCTTCAAGTAAGTTTCATAGCTATCCTTTTCTGGAAGAAGATTCATCTTAGGGTGCGACATCACGTAGTCTGCATAAGCCCGTTCATCCAAAGTCAAGTCGTGTAGAGCCGGGTGAAAACTGCCGCTATGCCCTAAAATCTCCGAGGCCCAAATAGACAAGATAAGCTCGGAGTGAGCACTAGTTGAAGGAAAAACAATACCTTCTGGACCAGGAGGGACGGAACTCCACAAAGTAGTCTGTCTTAAACTCTCTTCTCCCAAGATAACACTCCAATGCCTCTTGTCGCTAGGAAATATGGTGAAACGTGCTCTTCTTTTCTCCAAATTTCTATTACTCACCGGCCAAGGAACGGTGAGACGTCCTACAAAACAAACCAACAAAGAAAAAATGTCAAGTTAGAAGAAATTTAAACCATAATGACCCGATCAACCCAAAAATACTCACGGGCATTACACCAAGCTGATGGAATATCATAGCCCGTCAGGTCGCCAAGGGCATCAtagttcataaaaaaatatttttgtttccaGGCAAAACCAGAATCCGTAACACCACAAACCAATTCGGGAAGCTTTTTTATCCGTGATAACTGGTATCGCCCTCTCTCCATGTTATTTTCTTGAACCGTGTAAGTAGACAACACATCTTCAAGATCGACCTCGAAGCCCTTCAGTTCTCCAAAAGCTTGCATACCCATCAACACTCGCCAGACATTAGGCATGAGTTGACCCGGTGAGATATGATAATAATGCAAGAACTCTAGGACCAAGCGGGGAAGAGGAAGTCGTAGACCCTCTTTGAAGGTCTTCTCATACATACACACCCAACCCGCGACACTATGATCCGCCCTAAGGGCCGTACCAGGTGCGTGAAGGCTAACCCATTTTGGTATGTTGTATAATATTCGAAGGTTATACATTTGGTTTATGTTGGTGAATTTTGAGGGATGGTTCTTACCCAACAAAAATGTCTCATTAACCTTAACCCCGTAAAGTCCGTCAGCACTATTAATTCCTAAGCCCATCTCTTGAGATGAATCACCCGATTCACCTCGCCAAGCCCCGATCTCCACTCCAGTAGGAATGTCTAACACGttatcctcatcctcatcaaccaAATGTCGAGTCCTACTTGACGACCCGATTGATCCTTCTCGTGCACGTGACATAATAATCAAAGCCCCTAAAGTAGCAAGGATGAAGGCCATGTGAGAACAAGGACCGCCCCAACCCAATCAAGTAGTGTTAAGGATAATAGGAATGCATTTGTACAAGGGTGATTCACTCAAATAAACAGGTACGACTCCATTGCTCaacatcatctttaattttataagaGCATGCTTGACCTTTACATTACCGTGAATATTGTGATATTAATGACCGTGTCGCCCAAATGAGGCCTAGCTTCTACTTTTCATATTTGAAAATCATCAACCAAATTACCCCCATCGGGGCTTATCAGTTGTTATCATACATTTAAAGTGTTGGTTATATTATCTCCTCGCCCTTATTTTAGGTTATATATGTTAAGCATGTAGATCATATTGCCCCTATTGACCCCATGGGGCTAAGTCctaatttattatgcttaagGGGCATTACCCCCATCGCCCTGTTGGGCCCGATTCCTAAGTTTTTATGTGAAAATTGTTGTCCCTATTGATCCAAGGGGGccaagttttaatttatttacacaTAAGGG
It contains:
- the LOC130991221 gene encoding uncharacterized protein LOC130991221 — encoded protein: MSHPKMNLLPEKDSYETYLKMREKKKASGRGKKGGSGSEPVSESDVQVVEPSGRSKRKKKAAPFEVPDYSDGSIHLTLPSGTSAQTDYDSCADHFERLLLEDDRTRMLKVGVVDSASTAARLAFQGYQYTLFMKEQLVEAADQLKVALREQDALRKELEEEKGRYETAEKELRDELSLKSHLISTLQSQIGQLEATLKVREEELQFSHLQTVVLTRGEMMKEFKEGKAGSWNVEKGIREMEDVLRDRAEGVGVVDATTDGEGDESED